Proteins encoded within one genomic window of Procambarus clarkii isolate CNS0578487 chromosome 31, FALCON_Pclarkii_2.0, whole genome shotgun sequence:
- the LOC138370222 gene encoding elastin-like, whose product MDEAPRGLGMDEAPRGLGMDETPRGLGMDEAPRGLGMDEAPRGLGMDEAPRGLGVDEAPRGLGMDEAPRGLGIDEAPRGLGVDEAPRGLGIDEAPRGLGMDEAPRGLGMDEAPRGLGVDEAPRGLGVDEAPRGLGVDEAPRGLGIDEAPRGLGVDEAPRGLGVDEAPRGLGVDEAPRGLGIDEAPRGLGIDEAPRGLGIDEAREV is encoded by the coding sequence ATGGACGAGGCCCCGCGAGGTTTAGGCATGGACGAGGCCCCGCGAGGTTTAGGCATGGACGAGACCCCGCGAGGTTTAGGCATGGACGAGGCCCCGCGAGGTTTAGGCATGGACGAGGCCCCGCGAGGTTTAGGCATGGACGAGGCCCCGCGAGGTTTAGGCGTGGACGAGGCCCCGCGAGGTTTAGGCATGGACGAGGCCCCGCGAGGTTTAGGCATAGACGAGGCCCCGCGAGGTTTAGGCGTGGACGAGGCCCCGCGAGGTTTAGGCATAGACGAGGCCCCGCGAGGTTTAGGCATGGACGAGGCCCCGCGAGGTTTAGGCATGGACGAGGCCCCGCGAGGTTTAGGCGTGGACGAGGCCCCGCGAGGTTTAGGCGTGGACGAGGCCCCGCGAGGTTTAGGCGTGGACGAGGCCCCGCGAGGTTTAGGCATAGACGAGGCCCCGCGAGGTTTAGGCGTGGACGAGGCCCCGCGAGGTTTAGGCGTGGACGAGGCCCCGCGAGGTTTAGGCGTGGACGAGGCCCCGCGAGGTTTAGGCATTGACGAGGCCCCGCGAGGTTTAGGCATAGACGAGGCCCCGCGAGGTTTAGGCATAGACGAGGCCCGCGAGGTTTAG
- the LOC138370223 gene encoding uncharacterized protein, which yields MANFVETDSPLPTPRFCRKVYRSLTNDSKRLSEGKNTPQFVRQYCVRRKTNNHADEIVNGGSAGGNSECRTKKTFKGESDDNIIATSYRVINTSPRPSKDIDDTSSSSRASKYIDDTGTSSRASKYIDDTGTSSRASKYIDDTGTSSRASKYIDDTGTSSRASKYIDDTGTSSRASKYIDDTGTSSRASKYIDDTSTSSRASKYIDDTGTSSRASKYIDDTGTSSRASKCIDDTGTSSRASKYIDDTGTSSRASKYIDDTGTSSRASKYLVAPGTSSRASKHIDDTNASSRASKHIDDTNTSSRASKHIDDTNASSRASKHIDDTSLSSRIPTFTVISPKSSYNTSGKNESDYINKLDDTFNSAAQSYNSVHKVQEIYRKTSTNIISNNMQKPKHNEVKSSSSYKASPVQFKSRLPSERAEREVSAPKPYTTRTGESSEDSEDDMGGHDNVVAISYKQYDLSGKCWQFMAGKTDAVKPTQECNKNTISMENFANAKRDSEMKMETSVSMTNNESKSEEQFQNYNNHQSCLTDGISDRLETLNGKVTKDAVRFLACPSETKSQNKDSELKITHNISKDLDCRYLPFLKEELSRSERKMPCTPEHNVAILRHGSLPTRFGKRGSYIWGIVKEFVSTLPSDVSKGLECDTKTQSSLPTTVRHNLDDVHLRKTDDSVRKKILQKVYDKFDSIKDSETVLPNKLDLPNKRGSLDTQESSRLRLSKTGKIEVIDASMTDEDSEQINEEGQDDILQDNDKQQAVQYRRDSKAKQKKTA from the exons ATGGCAAACTTTGTAGAAACAGACAGCCCTCTGCCCACACCTCGATTTTGCAGAAAGGTTTATAGATCACTCACTAATGACAGCAAAAGACTGTCCGAAGGCAAAAATACTCCACAATTTGTTAGACAATATTgtgtcagaagaaagacaaataACCATGCAGATGAAATTGTTAATGGTGGTAGTGCAGGAGGAAATTCTGAGTGCAGAACCAAGAAAACATTTAAAGGGGAAAGTGATGATAACATTATTGCTACTTCATATCGTGTAATCAATACAAGCCCTAGGCCCAGCAAAGATATCGATGACACCAGTTCAAGCTCTAGGGCCAGCAAATACATTGATGACACCGGTACAAGCTCTAGGGCCAGCAAATACATTGATGACACCGGTACAAGCTCTAGGGCCAGCAAATACATTGATGACACCGGTACAAGCTCTAGGGCCAGCAAATACATTGATGACACCGGTACAAGCTCTAGGGCCAGTAAATACATTGATGACACCGGTACAAGCTCTAGGGCCAGCAAATACATTGATGACACCGGTACAAGCTCTAGGGCCAGTAAATACATTGATGACACCAGTACAAGCTCTAGGGCCAGTAAATACATTGATGACACCGGTACAAGCTCTAGGGCCAGCAAATACATTGATGACACCGGTACAAGCTCCAGGGCCAGCAAATGCATTGATGACACCGGCACAAGCTCTAGGGCCAGCAAATACATTGATGACACCGGTACAAGCTCTAGGGCCAGCAAATACATTGATGACACCGGTACAAGCTCTAGGGCCAGCAAATACTTGGTTGCCCCCGGTACAAGCTCTAGGGCCAGCAAACACATTGATGACACCAATGCAAGCTCTAGGGCCAGCAAACACATTGATGACACCAATACAAGCTCTAGGGCCAGCAAACACATTGATGACACCAATGCAAGCTCTAGGGCCAGCAAACACATTGATGACACCAGCTTAAGCTCAAGGATTCCAACATTCACTGTCATTAGCCCAAAGTCTTCTTATAATACAAGTGGCAAAAATGAGTCAGATTATATTAACAAACTGGACGATACCTTTAATAGTGCTGCTCAAAGCTATAATTCTGTGCACAAAGTTCAAGAAATATATAGGAAAACCTCGACAAATATTATCTCAAATAATATGCAGAAGCCAAAACACAATGAGGTAAAGTCAAGTTCATCGTACAAAGCCTCTCCAGTACAATTTAAGAGTCGGCTGCCTTCAGAAAGAGCAGAACGAGAAGTTTCGGCTCCTAAGCCATATACGACTCGCACAGGAGAAAGTAGTGAGGACAGTGAAGATGATATGGGAGGTCACGATAATGTGGTGGCTATTAGCTACAAGCAGTATGACTTGTCTGGTAAATGTTGGCAATTTATGGCAGGTAAGACAGATGCAGTGAAGCCAACTCAAGAATGCAACAAGAACACAATTTCCATGGAAAATTTTGCAAATGCGAAGAgagacagtgaaatgaagatggagACGAGTGTTAGCATGACCAACAACGAAAGCAAATCTGAAGAACAATTCCAAAACTACAATAATCATCAGAGTTGTTTGACAGATGGAATCAGTGATAGATTGGAGACCTTAAATGGTAAAGTTACAAAGGATGCAGTTAGGTTCCTAGCCTGCCCTTCTGAAACAAAATCACAGAATAAAGATAGTGAATTAAAGATTACCCATAACATCAGTAAAGATCTTGATTGTAGATACTTGCCATTCCTGAAAGAAGAGCTCTCTAGAAGTGAAAGGAAGATGCCTTGTACCCCAGAGCACAATGTAGCCATTCTCCGTCATGGAAGTCTACCTACCAG GTTTGGAAAGAGGGGCAGCTATATTTGGGGAATTGTGAAAGAGTTTGTGTCTACACTTCCCTCGGATGTGAGTAAAGGTTTGGAGTGTGACACAAAAACACAAAGTTCATTGCCAACTACTGTTAGGCATAACTTGGATGATGTCCACTTACGGAAGACAGATGATAGTGTGAGAAAGAAAATATTACAAAAGGTATATGACAAGTTTGATAGTATAAAAGACTCTGAGACAGTTTTACCAAATAAATTAGATTTACCAAATAA ACGTGGCTCACTTGATACGCAAGAATCCTCCAGACTTCGCTTAAGTAAAACAGGAAAGATTGAAGTAATTGATGCTAGCATGACAGATGAAGACTCTGAACAAATAAATGAAGAAGGACAAGACGACATTCTTCAAGATAATGATA AACAACAAGCGGTCCAGTACCGTCGAGACTCCAAAGCTAAACAGAAAAAAACGGCCTGA
- the Phf5a gene encoding PHD finger-like domain-containing protein 5A, with translation MAKHHPDLIFCRKQPGVAIGRLCEKCDGKCVICDSYVRPCTLVRICDECNYGSYQGRCVICGGPGVSDAYYCKECTVLEKDRDGCPKIVNLGSSKTDLFYERKKYGFKKR, from the exons ATGGCAAAGCATCATCCCGATTTAATCTTctgcaggaagcagcccggagtGGCCATCGGGCGCTTGTGTGAGAAATGTGACGGGAAATGTGTGATCTGTGACTCGTACGTGCGGCCATGCACACTAGTGAGGATATGTGACGAGTGCAACTACGGCTCCTACCAGGGTCGCTGTGTCATCTGCGGAGGGCCCG gtgtgtCTGACGCGTACTACTGTAAGGAGTGCACAGTTCTGGAGAAAGATCGGGATGGTTGCCCAAAGATTGTCAACTTGGGGTCATCCAAGACTGATCTCTTCTATGAAAGGAAGAAATACGGTTTTAAGAAAAGATGA